Proteins encoded by one window of Aspergillus puulaauensis MK2 DNA, chromosome 4, nearly complete sequence:
- a CDS encoding NUDIX hydrolase (COG:L;~EggNog:ENOG410PJUP;~InterPro:IPR039121,IPR000086,IPR015797;~PFAM:PF00293;~go_function: GO:0016787 - hydrolase activity [Evidence IEA]), with amino-acid sequence MVHVCCCALIDCYVPGSLLKRLGCICHGKADMNPVPHVSHSPRSARLIHHHLELVRGYAGLRSSTTKPRPILPSCWKIVAGPYFSRSSSSVSQSQFRSTRNMSSRQKKPPAAPRPSSSVVLISPTNEILLLHRVKTSTSFASAHVFPGGNLSLQDGRCPPPEDVKRHEDAPWYRNAAIRELFEESGILLAKDQSSGRMLAVREEERDKGRRDIHQKKTTFSEWLQKQNTAAVPDIDNLIPFTRWVTPPNVPKRYTTQMYLYFLPLSLESDKSLLSEIPAEGEREEIQTPTSDGGVEIAEAQFLPASEWLRQAAQGEIILFPPQFVLLSLASQFLDREPRTASAEELQQRRAQLIEFAHSSSPPWTEKCISPKVGKFTEDGRSIMKLDHPGPELQGTERRGESDRVVFVRFKDGSVRELSMAWTKDIFPGNKSNI; translated from the exons ATGGTTCATGTCTGTTGCTGTGCTCTCATTGACTGCTACGTACCTGGTTCCCTGCTGAAGCGCCTCGGCTGCATCTGTCACGGCAAGGCGGACATGAACCCTGTCCCCCATGTGTCGCACTCTCCACGCTCCGCCCGGCtaatccaccaccacctggAGCTTGTCCGAGGCTACGCAGGCCTGCGATCATCTACAACTAAACCGCGACCGATTTTGCCTTCTTGCTGGAAGATTGTCGCTGGACCCTACTTTTCTAGATCGAGTTCTTCTGTCTCTCAATCCCAGTTTCGCTCGACCCGAAATATGTCCTCCAGGCAGAAGAAGCCGCCGGCTGCTCCCAGGCCCAGCTCTAG CGTGGTTTTGATATCGCCAACGAACGAgattctcctccttcatcgcgTCAAGACATCTACATCGTTCGCATCTGCCCACGTCTTTCCTGGAGGGAACCTCTCACTCCAGGACGGGCGGTGCCCACCACCTGAGGATGTGAAGAGGCATGAAGATGCGCCTTGGTACCGAAATGCTGCTATCCGCGAGCTGTTCGAGGAGAGTGGCATTCTTCTCGCCAAGGACCAAAGCTCTGGTAGAATGCTCGCCGTCCGAGAAGAGGAACGCGACAAGGGCCGTCGGGATATTcaccagaagaagacgacgttTTCAGAATGGCTACAGAAGCAAAATACTGCGGCTGTACCAGATATAG ACAATTTGATTCCTTTCACACGATGGGTCACTCCGCCAAATGTTCCAAAGCGCTACACCACGCAGATGTATCTCTATTTTTTACCCCTGTCTCTTGAGTCAGACAAATCACTATTGAGTGAGATCCCTGCAGAGGGTGAACGCGAAGAGATCCAAACTCCAACGAGTGACGGAGGAGTTGAAATCGCTGAAGCCCAATTCTTACCTGCATCGGAATGGCTTCGCCAAGCAGCGCAAGGTGAAATCATTCTGTTTCCACCACAGTTTGTCCTATTAAGTCTAGCATCGCAATTCCTGGATAGGGAACCTCGGACTGCCTCCgcagaggagctgcagcagagGCGCGCTCAACTGATAGAGTTTGCCCATTCCAGCAGTCCGCCGTGGACAGAGAAATGTATCTCTCCGAAAGTTGGTAAATTCACAGAGGATGGACGTTCGATAATGAAATTAGATCATCCCGGCCCGGAGCTACAGGGAACAGAACGTCGGGGGGAGTCTGATCGGGTGGTATTCGTACGATTCAAGGATGGCAGTGTTCGCGAGCTTAGTATGGCCTGGACAAAGGACATCTTTCCCGGGAATAAGAGCAACATCTAA
- a CDS encoding uncharacterized protein (COG:S;~EggNog:ENOG410PPY5;~InterPro:IPR021833;~PFAM:PF11905): protein MPPKRGSRDLAVPDITDDAAERKRVLNVLAQRRYRKRKRDRLQTLQAQVEKQGEGAVEAIDHQTVLTESESPDLLPPLPNGVEKTSFNGFDLSQPLLDQSVEDSAIQDSLDVSHLGLAAPDMAPSPGFLSLLSTQDPSQAFPMQGISMDDDPFTSQVPMSHPPRGFDPDGNQLFNWPDANLYDPDNAHNLSDQLQISESSTFTFPDDHTIEIPSLKLLNAAMKVALRLNVAHILWDLTAVSPFYQGPAEKDQQHSSPPSLTSSSSSSSSSPTSSSLPSSSTPNPTPQDTIPPHLRPTRTQLILPHHPMLDILPWPSTRDKLIQIFNLPPALRPKSAQDPIGMVRLAYDMEDDGGEGIRIHGADVFEPGSWEIGQVVFERWWWAFEGGLVEKCDRARKGRGEGGLVVGVVG, encoded by the exons ATGCCACCAAAGCGGGGAAGCCGGGACTTGGCTGTCCCTGACATAACGGACGATGCGgcggagagaaagagagtgCTGAATGTGCTAGCGCAGAGGAGATATC GAAAGCGAAAGAGAGATCGCCTGCAGACCCTCCAGGCGCAGGTAGAGAAACAGGGAGAGGGAGCTGTGGAGGCGATAGATCACCAAACGGTCCTGACAGAATCCGAATCCCCAGACctgctgcctcctcttccaaacGGCGTAGAAAAAACGTCTTTCAATGGTTTTGATTTGTCTCAGCCACTGCTGGACCAAAGTGTGGAGGACTCTGCCATTCAGGATTCTCTGGACGTCTCTCATCTCGGTCTCGCCGCGCCTGATATGGCACCATCGCCGGGGTTCCTTTCACTCTTATCGACGCAGGATCCTTCGCAAGCCTTCCCCATGCAGGGAATTTCAATGGATGATGATCCTTTCACATCCCAAGTTCCGATGTCCCATCCTCCAAGAGGATTCGACCCTGACGGAAACCAGCTCTTCAATTGGCCCGACGCTAACCTCTACGATCCCGACAATGCACACAACCTCTCAGACCAACTCCAGATATCTGAATCATCTACCTTTACCTTTCCAGATGACCACACCATAGAAATCCCCTCTCTTAAGCTACTGAACGCTGCAATGAAAGTTGCCCTCCGCCTCAACGTCGCCCACATCCTCTGGGACCTTACAGCGGTTAGTCCCTTCTATCAAGGCCCAGCAGAGAAAGACCAACAGCACTCATCACCACCCTCTCtaacatcctcatcctcttcttcctcatcctctcccacaTCATCTAGCCtaccatcctcatcaacaccaaacccCACCCCCCAAGACACCATCCCACCACACCTCCGGCCAACCCGCACCCAACTCATCCTCCCGCACCATCCCATGCTCGACATCCTCCCCTGGCCCAGCACGCGCGACAAACTAATCCAAATATTCAATCTCCCTCCGGCCCTGCGTCCGAAATCCGCGCAGGACCCCATCGGGATGGTCCGGCTGGCGTATGACATGGAAGACGACGGCGGCGAGGGGATTCGGATTCACGGCGCAGATGTGTTTGAGCCCGGATCTTGGGAGATCGGGCAGGTGGTGTTTGAGCGCTGGTGGTGGGCTTTTGAGGGTGGGTTGGTGGAGAAGTGTGATCGtgcgaggaaggggaggggggaggggggtttgGTTGTGGGAGTTGTTGGGTAG
- a CDS encoding DUF952 domain-containing protein (COG:S;~EggNog:ENOG410PSBE;~InterPro:IPR009297;~PFAM:PF06108), protein MSTAEPSYLYKLIPSTAPVREPLPDHLPVSEIDLKSGFVHLSTALQVPNTLKIFFKDEPLVYVLRIPYSRVARDIRFEDPEGRVCGPRPEEGLFPHLYNGLKLGKDEVESMSVWTNEEGWDKPLAAAKPWLRY, encoded by the exons ATGAGCACGGCCGAACCATCCTActtatataaacttatcCCATCCACCGCCCCTGTGCGGGAGCCCCTTCCGGATCATCTCCCAGTCAGTGAGATCGATCTGAAGTCCGGGTTTGTGCACCTTTCAACAGCGCTTCAAGTGCCAAACACTCTAAAAATATTCTTCAAAGATGAACCTCTCGTTTATGTTTTGAGGATCCCGTACAGCCGGGTAGCACGGGATATCCGTTTTGAAGACCCTGAAGGTCGTGTTTGTGGCCCACGGCCAGAAGAGGGTTTATTCCCT CATCTCTACAATGGTCTCAAGCTGGGTAAGGATGAAGTGGAAAGCATGAGCGTATGGACAAACGAGGAAGGATGGGACAAGCCGCTTGCTGCGGCAAAGCCGTGGCTCAGGTACTGA
- a CDS encoding MAPEG family protein (COG:S;~EggNog:ENOG410PSY5;~InterPro:IPR023352,IPR001129;~PFAM:PF01124;~TransMembrane:1 (o12-30i)), translating into MSTPNPTNYSVHSIVAAYGVGLIPHGYYFVKMMANANGMASNILPRENLSNLKGKVTDKVWTQLAKARGAHLNAMENIPLFAVAMLAGNVAKLPTKELNVLSLEYIGVRLLYMATYMGARSEAISYVRTGLWAWSVSIPILALLKAGNVLSQVD; encoded by the exons ATGTCTACACCAAACCCAACAAACTACTCAGTCCACTCCATCGTCGCCGCATACGGGGTCGGCCTGATTCCCCACGGCTATTATTTTGTAAAAATGATGGCCAACGCAAATGGCATGGCTAGCAACATCCT ACCCCGTGAAAACCTGTCCAATCTCAAAGGCAAAGTCACAGACAAGGTATGGACGCAGCTCGCCAAAGCCCGGGGCGCACATCTAAACGCCATGGAGAATATTCCTCTTTTCGCTGTTGCTATG CTAGCGGGGAATGTTGCCAAGCTTCCCACAAAAGAACTCAATGTCCTCTCGCTGGAGTACATAGGTGTACGGCTTTTGTACATGGCGACGTATATGGGGGCGCGGTCGGAGGCGATCAGTTATGTGCGGACGGGGTTGTGGGCGTGGAGTGTTTCGATTCCGATTTTGGCGCTTCTTAAGGCAGGGAATGTTCTCAGTCAGGTTGATTAA
- the rps21 gene encoding 40S ribosomal eS21 domain-containing protein (COG:J;~EggNog:ENOG410PQS0;~InterPro:IPR038579,IPR001931,IPR018279;~PFAM:PF01249;~go_component: GO:0005840 - ribosome [Evidence IEA];~go_function: GO:0003735 - structural constituent of ribosome [Evidence IEA];~go_process: GO:0006412 - translation [Evidence IEA]), producing the protein MGPTSPRQKSHDPHNRLPEFTVSQKFDTTVQSNPQRTSVYHRSSSTSDNTTAKMENEKGEIVDLYVPRKCSATNRIIKANDHASVQISIGKVDENGRYTGENQTYALCGFIRARGESDDSFNRLTQRDGYIRNVWTASRQR; encoded by the exons ATGGGTCCCACTAGCCCTCGACAAAAATCACATGACCCACACAACCGGCTGCCCGAATTCACGGTAAGCCAAAAGTTCGACACGACCGTTCAGTCCAACCCGCAGCGCACCTCCGTCTATCACCGTTCGTCGTCGACCTCAGACAACACAACCGCCAAAATGGAGAACGAGAAGGGAGAAATCGTCGATCT cTACGTCCCCCGCAAGTGCAGCGCCACCAACCGCATCATCAAGGCCAACGACCACGCCTCCGTCCAGATCTCCATCGGCAAGGTTGACGAGAACGGCCGCTACACCGGCGAGAACCAGACCTATGCTCTGTGCGGCTTCATCCGTGCCCGCGGCGAGAGTGACGACTCCTTCAACCGCCTTACCCAGCGCGATGGATACATCCGGAACGTGTGGACTGCCAGCCGTCAGCGGTAA
- a CDS encoding putative IMP dehydrogenase (BUSCO:EOG09261T6U;~COG:F;~EggNog:ENOG410Q4JC;~InterPro:IPR013785,IPR000644,IPR001093,IPR005990, IPR015875;~PFAM:PF00571,PF00478;~go_function: GO:0003824 - catalytic activity [Evidence IEA];~go_function: GO:0003938 - IMP dehydrogenase activity [Evidence IEA];~go_function: GO:0016491 - oxidoreductase activity [Evidence IEA];~go_process: GO:0006164 - purine nucleotide biosynthetic process [Evidence IEA];~go_process: GO:0055114 - oxidation-reduction process [Evidence IEA]), producing the protein MPIANGDSLGRAMPAEFQDYTKALEVLENDYSARDGLDVDTLLDSDKHGALTYNDFLVLPGYIGFPASDVSLDTPVTKRVTLKAPLLSSPMDTVTEHNMAIHMALLGGLGVIHHNCAPEDQAEMVRKVKRYENGFILDPVVLSPKTTVGEAKDLKAKWGFGGFPVTENGTLRSKLVGIVTTRDIQFHPNLDDSVTAVMSTDLVTAPAGTTLAEANDVLRSSKKGKLPIVDEGGNLVSLLSRSDLMKNLHYPNASKLPASKQLICSASIGTREEDKNRLKLLVEAGLDIIILDSSQGNSKFQIEMIKFVKQTYPEIDVIGGNVVTRDQAAALIAAGVDGLRIGMGSGSACITQEVMAVGRPQALAVRRVSHFAARFGVPCIADGGIENVGHIVKGLAMGASTVMMGGLLAGTTESPGEYFVSNEGQLVKAYRGMGSIAAMEDKKAAGTKTDSKASNAGTARYFSEKAGVLVAQGVAGSVLDRGSVTKFIPYLVAGVQHSLQEIGVKSVNELHEGVDKGTVRFEVRSASAMAEGNIHGLHSYDKKLYS; encoded by the exons ATGCCTATTGCCAACGGTGACTCACTGGGACGGGCCATGCCAGCCGAGTTCCAGGACTACACAAAGGCCCTGGAGGTCCTGGAAAACGACTACAGCGCCCGCGATGGTCTTGATGTCGATACGCTCCTTGATTCCGACAAGCACGGTGCCTTGACCTACAATGACTTCCTTGTTCTGCCGGGATATATCG GCTTTCCTGCTTCCGATGTCTCTTTGGACACCCCCGTCACCAAGCGTGTCACATTGAAGGCTCCCCTTCTGTCGTCACCCATGGACACTGTCACCGAGCACAACATGGCCATTCACATGGCTCTTTTGGGTGGCTTGGGTGTCATCCACCACAACTGCGCTCCGGAAGACCAGGCCGAGATGGTCCGGAAGGTCAAGCGTTACGAGAACGGCTTTATCTTGGATCCAGTCGTCCTTTCTCCCAAGACTACTGTCGGAGAAGCAAAGGACCTGAAGGCCAAGTGGGGTTTCGGCGGTTTCCCAGTTACTG AAAATGGAACTCTCCGCTCGAAACTCGTGGGTATTGTCACTACTCGTGACATTCAATTCCACCCCAACCTCGATGACTCCGTCACTGCCGTCATGTCCACCGACCTCGTCACAGCCCCTGCTGGTACCACCTTGGCTGAGGCCAACGATGTTCTCCGTAGCTCTAAGAAGGGAAAGCTTCCGATTGTCGATGAGGGCGGCAACCTCGTTTCCCTTCTCTCCCGGAGCGACTTGATGAAGAACCTCCATTACCCCAATGCTTCTAAGCTGCCTGCCTCCAAGCAGCTGATCTGCTCTGCCTCTATCGGAACACgcgaggaggacaagaaCAGACTGAAGCTCCTTGTCGAAGCTGGCCTTGACATTATTATCCTTGATAGCAGTCAAGGTAACAGCAAGTTCCAGATTGAGATGATCAAGTTCGTCAAGCAGACCTACCCTGAAATCGATGTCATCGGCGGAAACGTCGTGACTCGGGACCAAGCCGCCGCTTTGATCGCTGCTGGTGTCGATGGCCTGAGAATTGGCATGGGCAGCGGCAGTGCTTGTATCACACAGGAGGTCATGGCTGTCGGTCGTCCCCAGGCCCTCGCTGTCCGCCGCGTGTCCCACTTTGCCGCCCGCTTCGGTGTTCCCTGTATCGCCGACGGTGGTATCGAGAACGTCGGCCACATCGTCAAGGGTCTCGCCATGGGTGCCTCGACCGTCATGATGGGTGGTCTTCTCGCTGGTACCACCGAGTCTCCCGGTGAATACTTCGTCAGCAACGAGGGTCAGCTTGTCAAGGCCTACCGTGGCATGGGCAGTATCGCCGCCatggaggacaagaaggctgctggtACCAAGACGGACAGCAAAGCCAGCAACGCCGGAACTGCCCGGTACTTCTCCGAGAAGGCTGGTGTCCTCGTTGCGCAGGGTGTCGCTGGTTCGGTCCTCGACCGTGGCTCCGTCACCAAGTTCATTCCCTACCTCGTTGCTGGTGTCCAGCACTCTTTGCAGGAGATTGGTGTCAAGAGCGTCAACGAGCTTCACGAAGGTGTGGACAAGGGCACCGTCCGGTTTGAGGTCCGCAGCGCTAGTGCCATGGCCGAGGGTAACATCCACGGTCTGCACAGCTACGACAAGAAGCTCTACTCATAA